In Oncorhynchus masou masou isolate Uvic2021 chromosome 10, UVic_Omas_1.1, whole genome shotgun sequence, a single genomic region encodes these proteins:
- the LOC135547462 gene encoding T-box transcription factor TBX15-like isoform X2, translated as MSDRRRSAAALSSRAHAFSVEALIGSNKKRKLRGWEEKDLELSMESLANNGQLGDGDDPVHCLDIDPDSEASPGSDGEGLAERTSCSFGSPEDLAPAACELSPAASMEEIQVELQCADLWKRFHEIGTEMIITKAGRRMFPAMRVKIVGLDPHQQYYIAMDIVPVDNKRYRYVYHSSKWMVAGNADSPVPPRVYIHPDSLASGDTWMRQVVSFDKLKLTNNELDDQGHIILHSMHKYQPRVHVIRKDFSSDLSPTKPVPSGEGVKTFSFPETVFTTVTAYQNQQITRLKIDRNPFAKGFRDSGRNRTGLEAIMETYAFWRPPVRTLTFEDFTNMQKQQGGSTGTSPTTSSTGAPSPSGTAHLLSPSCSPPTFHLAPNTFNVGCRESQLCSMGLSEYPACARSNMAALQGYGGLADSSYGRLQAAGSAVASAQQSESFLPQRTSSLIAAGMQGGGHGPLSGSSGGGKMDAYGGQLTSFPASQLQYVMQGGASSTSGSSSSSGSSPSSAHMFSGGHHHVQQGSYNAFSLHNPYNLYGYNFPTSPRLASSPEKTQGGLLCSSSSAGVFAERQYLSNGGMDSMHMIGNPSAGQQGAGSCDGRQYGSSSQMSMHMV; from the exons ATGAGTGACAGAAGGCGATCTGCTGCTGCTCTGAGCTCAAGAGCGCACGCCTTTTCGGTGGAAGCCCTGATCGGGTCAAATAAGAAGAGGAAGCTCCGCGGCTGGGAGGAAAAGGATCTGGAGTTGTCTATGGAGAGCCTCGCCAACAACGGACAATTAGGAGACGGCGACGACCCTGTGCATTGTCTGGATATCGACCCCG ATTCGGAGGCGAGCCCGGGTTCAGATGGCGAGGGTCTGGCGGAGAGGACGTCGTGCTCCTTCGGCTCCCCTGAGGACCTAGCCCCGGCGGCCTGCGAGCTGTCTCCCGCTGCCTCAATGGAGGAGATTCAGGTGGAGCTGCAGTGCGCGGACCTCTGGAAGCGCTTCCATGAAATTGGCACGGAGATGATCATCACTAAAGCCGGGAG gcGGATGTTCCCTGCAATGAGAGTAAAGATTGTGGGTCTGGACCCCCATCAGCAGTATTACATAGCCATGGATATTGTTCCTGTGGACAATAAGAGATACAG gtatgTGTACCACAGCTCCAAGTGGATGGTGGCGGGGAACGCGGACTCCCCAGTGCCCCCGCGGGTCTACATCCACCCAGACTCCCTGGCCTCTGGAGACACCTGGATGAGGCAGGTGGTCAGCTTCGACAAACTCAAACTCACCAACAATGAGCTGGACGATCAGGGCCAT ATCATCCTCCACTCCATGCATAAGTACCAGCCTCGTGTCCATGTGATCAGGAAGGACTTCAGCAGTGACCTGTCCCCCACAAAGCCTGTTCCCAGCGGAGAGGGAGTGAAGACCTTTAGCTTCCCTGAGACTGTCTTCACCACCGTCACCGCCTACCAGAACCAACAG ATAACTAGACTAAAGATTGATCGCAACCCATTTGCTAAAGGATTTCGGGATTCAGGTAGAAACAG aactGGTCTAGAGGCGATCATGGAGACCTATGCATTCTGGAGACCGCCTGTGAGGACACTCACATTTGAGGACTTCACCAACATGCAGAAACAGCAAG GAGGAAGTACGGGCACCTCTCCCACCACCTCCAGCACAGGAGCCCCCTCCCCTTCTGGCACGGCCCACCTTCTGTCCCCCTCCTGCTCCCCGCCCACCTTCCACCTGGCCCCCAACACCTTCAACGTGGGTTGCAGGGAGAGCCAGCTGTGCAGCATGGGCCTGTCTGAGTATCCGGCCTGCGCCCGCAGCAACATGGCGGCACTGCAGGGCTACGGGGGACTGGCCGACAGCTCCTATGGACGCCTCCAAGCAGCAGGAAGCGCTGTGGCCTCCGCCCAGCAGTCTGAATCCTTCCTGCCCCAGAGGACATCCTCCCTGATCGCTGCAGGCATGCAAGGGGGTGGTCATGGTCCTCTGTCTGGAAGCAGCGGTGGCGGGAAGATGGATGCCTACGGAGGTCAGCTGACCTCGTTTCCGGCATCCCAGCTGCAGTATGTGATGCAGGGTGGAGCTAGCTCTACctctggctcctcctcctcctcaggctcctccccctcttctgccCACATGTTCAGCGGGGGCCACCACCACGTGCAGCAGGGATCCTACAACGCCTTCTCACTCCACAACCCCTACAACCTGTATGGATACAACTTCCCCACTTCCCCTCGCCTGGCTTCCAGCCCTGAGAAGACCCAGGGCGGCCTCCtgtgctcctcctcctctgccgGGGTGTTTGCTGAGCGCCAGTACCTGTCCAACGGTGGCATGGACAGCATGCACATGATTGGCAATCCCTCCGCTGGCCAGCAGGGGGCTGGCTCCTGTGATGGCCGTCAGTATGGCTCCTCCTCTCAGATGTCAATGCACATGGTGTAA
- the LOC135547462 gene encoding T-box transcription factor TBX15-like isoform X1, whose translation MSDRRRSAAALSSRAHAFSVEALIGSNKKRKLRGWEEKDLELSMESLANNGQLGDGDDPVHCLDIDPDSEASPGSDGEGLAERTSCSFGSPEDLAPAACELSPAASMEEIQVELQCADLWKRFHEIGTEMIITKAGRRMFPAMRVKIVGLDPHQQYYIAMDIVPVDNKRYRYVYHSSKWMVAGNADSPVPPRVYIHPDSLASGDTWMRQVVSFDKLKLTNNELDDQGHVSEPIILHSMHKYQPRVHVIRKDFSSDLSPTKPVPSGEGVKTFSFPETVFTTVTAYQNQQITRLKIDRNPFAKGFRDSGRNRTGLEAIMETYAFWRPPVRTLTFEDFTNMQKQQGGSTGTSPTTSSTGAPSPSGTAHLLSPSCSPPTFHLAPNTFNVGCRESQLCSMGLSEYPACARSNMAALQGYGGLADSSYGRLQAAGSAVASAQQSESFLPQRTSSLIAAGMQGGGHGPLSGSSGGGKMDAYGGQLTSFPASQLQYVMQGGASSTSGSSSSSGSSPSSAHMFSGGHHHVQQGSYNAFSLHNPYNLYGYNFPTSPRLASSPEKTQGGLLCSSSSAGVFAERQYLSNGGMDSMHMIGNPSAGQQGAGSCDGRQYGSSSQMSMHMV comes from the exons ATGAGTGACAGAAGGCGATCTGCTGCTGCTCTGAGCTCAAGAGCGCACGCCTTTTCGGTGGAAGCCCTGATCGGGTCAAATAAGAAGAGGAAGCTCCGCGGCTGGGAGGAAAAGGATCTGGAGTTGTCTATGGAGAGCCTCGCCAACAACGGACAATTAGGAGACGGCGACGACCCTGTGCATTGTCTGGATATCGACCCCG ATTCGGAGGCGAGCCCGGGTTCAGATGGCGAGGGTCTGGCGGAGAGGACGTCGTGCTCCTTCGGCTCCCCTGAGGACCTAGCCCCGGCGGCCTGCGAGCTGTCTCCCGCTGCCTCAATGGAGGAGATTCAGGTGGAGCTGCAGTGCGCGGACCTCTGGAAGCGCTTCCATGAAATTGGCACGGAGATGATCATCACTAAAGCCGGGAG gcGGATGTTCCCTGCAATGAGAGTAAAGATTGTGGGTCTGGACCCCCATCAGCAGTATTACATAGCCATGGATATTGTTCCTGTGGACAATAAGAGATACAG gtatgTGTACCACAGCTCCAAGTGGATGGTGGCGGGGAACGCGGACTCCCCAGTGCCCCCGCGGGTCTACATCCACCCAGACTCCCTGGCCTCTGGAGACACCTGGATGAGGCAGGTGGTCAGCTTCGACAAACTCAAACTCACCAACAATGAGCTGGACGATCAGGGCCATGTGAGTGAGCCG ATCATCCTCCACTCCATGCATAAGTACCAGCCTCGTGTCCATGTGATCAGGAAGGACTTCAGCAGTGACCTGTCCCCCACAAAGCCTGTTCCCAGCGGAGAGGGAGTGAAGACCTTTAGCTTCCCTGAGACTGTCTTCACCACCGTCACCGCCTACCAGAACCAACAG ATAACTAGACTAAAGATTGATCGCAACCCATTTGCTAAAGGATTTCGGGATTCAGGTAGAAACAG aactGGTCTAGAGGCGATCATGGAGACCTATGCATTCTGGAGACCGCCTGTGAGGACACTCACATTTGAGGACTTCACCAACATGCAGAAACAGCAAG GAGGAAGTACGGGCACCTCTCCCACCACCTCCAGCACAGGAGCCCCCTCCCCTTCTGGCACGGCCCACCTTCTGTCCCCCTCCTGCTCCCCGCCCACCTTCCACCTGGCCCCCAACACCTTCAACGTGGGTTGCAGGGAGAGCCAGCTGTGCAGCATGGGCCTGTCTGAGTATCCGGCCTGCGCCCGCAGCAACATGGCGGCACTGCAGGGCTACGGGGGACTGGCCGACAGCTCCTATGGACGCCTCCAAGCAGCAGGAAGCGCTGTGGCCTCCGCCCAGCAGTCTGAATCCTTCCTGCCCCAGAGGACATCCTCCCTGATCGCTGCAGGCATGCAAGGGGGTGGTCATGGTCCTCTGTCTGGAAGCAGCGGTGGCGGGAAGATGGATGCCTACGGAGGTCAGCTGACCTCGTTTCCGGCATCCCAGCTGCAGTATGTGATGCAGGGTGGAGCTAGCTCTACctctggctcctcctcctcctcaggctcctccccctcttctgccCACATGTTCAGCGGGGGCCACCACCACGTGCAGCAGGGATCCTACAACGCCTTCTCACTCCACAACCCCTACAACCTGTATGGATACAACTTCCCCACTTCCCCTCGCCTGGCTTCCAGCCCTGAGAAGACCCAGGGCGGCCTCCtgtgctcctcctcctctgccgGGGTGTTTGCTGAGCGCCAGTACCTGTCCAACGGTGGCATGGACAGCATGCACATGATTGGCAATCCCTCCGCTGGCCAGCAGGGGGCTGGCTCCTGTGATGGCCGTCAGTATGGCTCCTCCTCTCAGATGTCAATGCACATGGTGTAA